One genomic segment of Candidatus Latescibacterota bacterium includes these proteins:
- a CDS encoding ATP-binding cassette domain-containing protein — protein MPLLEVRELQRPALGPLGFSVERGACVFVTGPSGAGKTLLLRALADLDPHDGEVLLDGEPQASVPPAQWRRRVAYLPAEPVWWGTRVDELLPPGLTDADLDALGLDPALRASAPERLSSGESQRLALLRLLPLSPRLLLLDEPSANLDADNTARLEALLTRRREADGLSLLWVSHDDAQRRRLADVTLRLAAGRLAP, from the coding sequence ATGCCCTTGCTCGAGGTCCGCGAACTCCAGCGCCCCGCCCTGGGGCCGCTCGGCTTCAGCGTGGAGCGCGGCGCCTGCGTCTTCGTCACCGGGCCGTCGGGCGCGGGCAAGACCCTGCTCCTGCGGGCGCTGGCCGACCTGGATCCCCACGACGGCGAGGTGCTGCTGGACGGCGAGCCCCAGGCCAGCGTGCCGCCCGCGCAGTGGCGCCGACGCGTGGCCTACCTGCCGGCCGAGCCCGTGTGGTGGGGGACGCGCGTGGACGAACTGCTGCCCCCCGGACTCACCGATGCCGACCTGGACGCCCTCGGCCTGGACCCCGCGCTCCGCGCCAGCGCGCCGGAGCGCCTGTCCAGCGGGGAGAGCCAGCGACTGGCGCTGCTGCGGCTGCTGCCGCTCTCGCCCCGGCTGCTGCTGCTCGACGAGCCCAGCGCCAATCTCGACGCCGACAACACCGCGCGCCTGGAGGCCCTGCTCACCCGTCGCCGCGAGGCGGACGGCCTCTCGCTGCTCTGGGTCAGCCACGACGACGCCCAGCGCCGCCGTCTCGCGGACGTCACGCTGCGCCTGGCGGCGGGGAGGCTCGCGCCGTGA
- the fetB gene encoding iron export ABC transporter permease subunit FetB: MNALPLDPLDLVLASLLVLALGLSSLRLGLGVGRSLATGAARTTLQLLLAGLVLKALFASRSPWLIGLAAAVMLTVAGREVRARQSRPFLGPWGYTLGLSAMFISGFAVTLFALLALLRPDPWYHPRYALPLLGMILGNTMNGVGLALERLGSGAEQRRRQIEAALLLGQDWREASAPLRRESVRAGMVPVLNSLASAGIVSLPGMMTGQILAGADPSQAVMYQILIMFLIAAGSGFGGVAAVQLGARRLFDERERLRLDRLGRRD, encoded by the coding sequence GTGAACGCCCTGCCCCTCGATCCGCTGGACCTGGTCCTGGCGTCCCTGCTGGTGCTCGCCCTGGGCCTCAGCTCCCTGCGCCTGGGTCTGGGCGTGGGACGCTCCCTCGCCACGGGCGCCGCCCGCACCACGCTCCAGCTGCTGCTGGCGGGCCTGGTGCTCAAGGCGCTCTTCGCCTCGCGCTCGCCGTGGCTCATCGGCCTGGCGGCCGCCGTCATGCTCACCGTGGCCGGCCGCGAGGTGCGCGCGCGCCAGAGCCGTCCCTTCCTCGGCCCCTGGGGTTACACGCTGGGCCTGTCGGCGATGTTCATCTCGGGCTTCGCGGTGACCCTGTTCGCGCTGCTGGCCCTGCTGCGCCCGGACCCCTGGTACCATCCCCGCTACGCGCTGCCGCTGCTGGGGATGATCCTGGGCAACACGATGAACGGCGTGGGCCTGGCCCTGGAGCGGCTGGGCAGCGGCGCGGAGCAGCGGCGGCGGCAGATCGAGGCGGCGCTCCTGCTCGGCCAGGACTGGCGCGAGGCGTCGGCGCCGCTGCGCCGGGAGAGCGTGCGCGCGGGCATGGTGCCCGTGCTGAACTCCCTGGCCAGCGCCGGGATCGTGAGCCTGCCGGGCATGATGACCGGGCAGATCCTGGCGGGTGCGGATCCGTCCCAGGCGGTGATGTACCAGATACTGATCATGTTTCTCATCGCCGCGGGCTCGGGCTTCGGAGGCGTGGCGGCCGTCCAGCTGGGCGCCCGGCGCCTCTTCGACGAGCGCGAGCGGCTGCGGCTGGACCGGCTGGGACGACGGGATTGA
- a CDS encoding high-potential iron-sulfur protein codes for MMDHDLDRRAFLKQAGLLAALGLGAVAVGGAGCGGGGSESACDDLSGLSAADKQTRVTYGYRNPSLIEAKHCANCNFYTPPPAGQHCGSCTLVKGPVAPTGYCNSWAAPVPKDSTQVG; via the coding sequence ATGATGGATCACGATCTCGACCGGCGGGCCTTCCTCAAGCAGGCGGGCCTGCTCGCGGCGCTGGGACTCGGCGCGGTGGCGGTGGGGGGCGCCGGCTGCGGCGGCGGGGGCTCCGAGAGCGCCTGCGACGACCTCAGCGGGCTCAGCGCGGCCGACAAGCAGACGCGCGTGACCTACGGCTACCGGAACCCGTCCCTGATCGAGGCCAAGCACTGCGCCAACTGCAACTTCTACACGCCGCCGCCGGCGGGACAGCACTGCGGCTCCTGCACGCTGGTCAAGGGTCCCGTCGCCCCGACCGGCTACTGCAACAGCTGGGCGGCCCCGGTGCCCAAGGACTCCACCCAGGTCGGCTAG